The following proteins come from a genomic window of Geminicoccaceae bacterium SCSIO 64248:
- a CDS encoding TRAP transporter small permease, with protein sequence MSQSIDSPPRPAEGVHTQITAEEIAHTFEDEAHEVDLKAYAFEDWVTLVVFWGMAVCVFLQFFTRYVLNNSFAWTEEIAINGLIVTVFLGSVMCVRLSRHIQVDVLYYYLPRRTARFLAIGVDIARIAFFAYMSVLIWRYVRIVARERMVTVNLPRSIIFWSVFAGFVLMLLRSLQVAYGNYRRGYSALEQQATAEGKEA encoded by the coding sequence ATGTCGCAATCGATCGACAGTCCCCCTCGGCCTGCCGAGGGTGTCCACACGCAGATCACCGCCGAAGAGATTGCGCACACCTTCGAGGACGAGGCCCACGAGGTCGACCTGAAAGCCTACGCCTTCGAGGACTGGGTGACGCTGGTCGTCTTCTGGGGCATGGCCGTCTGCGTCTTCCTGCAGTTCTTCACGCGCTACGTGCTGAACAACAGCTTCGCGTGGACCGAGGAGATCGCGATCAACGGCCTGATCGTGACGGTCTTCCTGGGCTCGGTCATGTGCGTCCGCCTGAGCCGGCACATCCAGGTCGATGTCCTTTACTACTACCTGCCGAGGCGGACGGCGCGCTTCCTGGCGATCGGCGTCGACATCGCGCGCATCGCCTTCTTCGCCTACATGTCCGTCCTGATCTGGCGCTACGTCCGCATCGTCGCCCGCGAGCGCATGGTCACGGTGAACCTGCCGCGCTCGATCATCTTCTGGTCCGTCTTCGCGGGCTTCGTCCTGATGCTTCTGCGCTCCCTGCAGGTCGCCTACGGCAACTACAGGCGCGGCTACTCGGCGCTCGAGCAGCAGGCGACGGCCGAAGGAAAGGAGGCCTGA
- the pip gene encoding prolyl aminopeptidase: protein MQNGARLYPPITETRSSRLEVGGGHELRIEECGTPSGIPVVFLHGGPGGGLNLAQARTFDPEAYRIVLFDQRGAGLSTPHASTTDNTTAHLVADIEAIRRHLGIERWLVAGGSWGSCLALAYGEAHPERCLGFRLHGIFLAEPGEIDWWFQGSRTLFPDRWQAFADHVPEDERDRLLEAYHGLLSDPDPDVCEAAAIRLRTFSASTQTFLPEPAHIAKLTEPKAALSVARLFAHYCTQGAFLEPGQLLANIDRVRHLPCEIVQGRYDIVTPVATAWKLHEAWPEARFTLVDEANHAATLKAPALGNALRDAADRLRDAIAEGLGRPLSPPLDAYLRLPAAKSPAVSPDGEVVAYLSDVTGFHQVWMRPLGGGEAQRVVWTDEPVGALSFSPKNRDLVFTMDTGGDERHQLWLLPEAGDAPVALTNAPGVVHAWGAWAPDGKRIAYTCNARDARHMDVVVLDIATREARVVHQDEGYREAIAFMDGGKALLVRDSRRSMSDQDLHRLDLGTGAYTPILPQDGMARYPSLKARKGTGEFYLISDQGGDFLRLGLLSPESGEITWITPERAHDIDAFAPSPDGRHFAYVRNVEGWSRIAIRDVESGAETEVDGLPPGVTASLSWTPDGSALVFPREGSGMPSGISRYDVATNRATAVTQENDRIRARFGFVEPEVERVASFDGLDVPFLVYRPHTPPPASGYPALVVVHGGPEGQWTPSFRADLQYLLAQGILVVAPNVRGSTGYGRRYMSLDDREHRMDSVADLEAIRLWLRGQADVDDDRVGIYGRSYGGFMVLAALTEQPASWRVGVEFYGIANFLTLLQTTGPWREVLRAAEYGDRVADKAMLERFSPIHKADAIRAPLLIVHGMDDPRVPPGESEMIYSRLRGRGHPTEYLRIPHEGHGFARLENRLVVFEAVARFLRRYL from the coding sequence TTGCAGAATGGCGCCCGCCTCTACCCGCCCATAACCGAGACGCGCTCGTCGCGCCTCGAGGTGGGCGGCGGGCACGAGCTGCGGATCGAGGAGTGCGGCACTCCTTCGGGCATCCCGGTCGTTTTCCTGCACGGCGGGCCGGGCGGCGGGCTCAACCTCGCCCAGGCGCGGACCTTCGATCCCGAGGCCTACCGCATCGTCCTGTTCGACCAGCGAGGCGCCGGCCTCTCGACGCCGCACGCCTCGACGACCGACAACACGACCGCCCATCTCGTCGCCGACATCGAGGCGATCCGCCGCCATCTCGGCATCGAGCGCTGGCTGGTGGCCGGCGGGTCCTGGGGCAGTTGCCTGGCGCTCGCCTACGGCGAGGCGCATCCCGAGCGCTGCCTCGGCTTTCGCCTGCACGGCATCTTCCTGGCGGAGCCCGGCGAGATCGACTGGTGGTTCCAGGGTAGCCGCACCCTCTTCCCGGACCGCTGGCAGGCCTTCGCGGATCACGTGCCCGAGGACGAGCGCGACCGGCTGCTCGAGGCCTATCACGGCCTGCTGAGCGATCCCGACCCGGACGTGTGCGAGGCCGCCGCGATCCGTCTGCGCACCTTCTCGGCCTCGACCCAGACCTTCCTGCCCGAGCCCGCGCATATCGCCAAGCTGACCGAGCCCAAGGCGGCGCTGTCCGTCGCCCGTCTCTTCGCGCATTACTGCACGCAAGGGGCCTTTCTGGAACCCGGCCAGCTGCTCGCGAACATCGACCGCGTTCGCCACCTGCCCTGCGAGATCGTCCAGGGCCGCTACGACATCGTCACGCCGGTCGCGACCGCATGGAAGCTGCACGAAGCGTGGCCGGAAGCCCGCTTCACGCTCGTGGATGAGGCCAACCACGCGGCGACGCTGAAGGCGCCCGCCCTCGGCAACGCGCTGCGCGACGCCGCCGACCGCCTGCGGGACGCGATCGCCGAGGGATTGGGCCGGCCGCTGTCGCCGCCGCTCGACGCCTATCTCCGCCTGCCGGCTGCGAAGAGCCCGGCCGTCTCTCCCGACGGCGAGGTGGTCGCCTATCTCTCGGACGTCACCGGCTTTCACCAGGTCTGGATGCGTCCGCTCGGCGGCGGCGAAGCGCAACGGGTCGTCTGGACCGACGAGCCGGTCGGCGCTCTATCGTTCAGCCCAAAGAACCGCGACCTGGTCTTCACCATGGACACGGGCGGCGACGAGCGCCACCAGCTCTGGCTCCTGCCCGAAGCGGGCGACGCGCCGGTCGCGCTGACGAACGCTCCGGGCGTCGTCCATGCCTGGGGTGCCTGGGCTCCCGACGGCAAGCGGATCGCCTACACGTGCAATGCCCGCGACGCCCGGCATATGGACGTGGTGGTCCTGGACATCGCCACCCGTGAGGCCCGTGTCGTCCACCAGGACGAAGGCTATCGCGAGGCAATCGCCTTCATGGACGGGGGCAAGGCCCTGCTCGTGCGGGACTCCCGGCGCTCGATGAGCGATCAGGACCTCCATCGCCTGGACCTCGGCACCGGCGCCTACACGCCGATCCTGCCGCAAGACGGCATGGCCCGATACCCATCGCTCAAGGCCCGCAAGGGGACCGGCGAATTCTACCTGATCAGCGATCAGGGCGGCGACTTTCTGCGCCTTGGCCTGCTTTCGCCGGAATCGGGCGAGATAACCTGGATCACGCCCGAGCGGGCGCATGACATCGACGCCTTCGCCCCTTCGCCGGACGGCAGGCACTTCGCCTATGTCCGAAATGTCGAGGGCTGGAGCCGGATCGCCATTCGCGATGTCGAAAGCGGGGCGGAGACCGAGGTCGACGGCCTGCCGCCAGGCGTCACCGCGTCTCTCTCCTGGACGCCGGACGGCTCGGCGCTCGTGTTCCCGCGCGAGGGGTCCGGCATGCCATCCGGCATCTCGCGCTACGACGTCGCGACCAACCGTGCGACGGCCGTCACGCAGGAGAACGACCGCATTCGGGCCCGGTTCGGCTTCGTCGAGCCCGAGGTCGAGCGCGTCGCCAGTTTCGACGGGCTGGACGTCCCGTTCCTGGTCTACCGCCCGCACACGCCGCCGCCCGCCTCCGGCTATCCCGCGCTCGTGGTCGTCCACGGCGGTCCGGAGGGCCAGTGGACGCCGAGCTTCCGGGCGGACCTGCAATATCTCCTCGCGCAAGGCATTCTGGTGGTCGCGCCGAACGTGCGCGGCAGCACCGGCTACGGCCGGCGCTACATGAGCCTCGACGATCGCGAGCACCGCATGGACAGCGTCGCGGACCTCGAGGCGATCCGCCTCTGGTTGCGCGGTCAGGCGGATGTCGACGACGACCGGGTCGGCATCTACGGCCGCTCCTACGGCGGCTTCATGGTTCTGGCCGCCCTGACCGAGCAGCCGGCGTCGTGGCGCGTCGGCGTCGAGTTCTACGGCATCGCCAATTTCCTGACGCTCCTGCAGACGACCGGCCCCTGGCGCGAGGTGCTGCGCGCGGCGGAGTACGGCGACCGCGTCGCCGACAAGGCCATGCTGGAGCGCTTCTCGCCGATCCACAAAGCAGACGCCATCCGCGCTCCCTTACTGATCGTGCACGGCATGGACGATCCGCGCGTGCCGCCCGGCGAGAGCGAGATGATCTATTCCCGCCTGCGCGGGCGCGGCCATCCGACCGAGTATCTGCGCATCCCGCATGAGGGCCACGGCTTCGCACGGCTGGAGAACCGGCTCGTCGTGTTCGAAGCGGTCGCCCGGTTCCTGCGCCGTTATTTGTGA
- a CDS encoding L-idonate 5-dehydrogenase: MTASSLAAKIHAPKDLRMIEEDLGPLADGMVRIRFGAGGICGSDMHYFLHARTGDFVVTSPLVLGHEVSGEIVEIAGQAPGLAVGDHVAVNPSRWCGRCVRCREGRPNLCENIFFMGSASKTPHMQGGFATLFDAIPAQCVKVPDDLPFAAAALAEPLAVCLHAVARAGDVRGDTAVVFGAGPIGLLTMLAAKLAGIAGVTVVDIATAPLDFAKRLGADRVIDISQGEDALRALAAEQSVDVAFEVSGTAAGLASAITTVRRGGTLVQVGNLPGGQIPVPANAVMAKELDFRGTFRFGEEFDRAVRLIVDRKVDVLQLVTAQRPLSTAPDAFALALDRSQSVKVVLTAA, encoded by the coding sequence ATGACCGCATCCAGCCTCGCCGCCAAGATCCACGCCCCCAAGGACCTCCGGATGATCGAGGAGGACCTCGGACCGCTCGCCGACGGGATGGTCCGCATCCGCTTCGGAGCGGGCGGCATCTGCGGCTCGGACATGCACTACTTCCTGCACGCCCGGACCGGCGACTTCGTCGTGACCTCGCCGCTCGTCCTCGGCCACGAGGTCTCGGGCGAGATCGTCGAGATCGCGGGCCAGGCGCCGGGCCTCGCCGTCGGCGATCACGTCGCGGTCAACCCCTCGCGCTGGTGCGGCCGCTGCGTGCGCTGCCGAGAGGGCCGGCCGAACCTGTGCGAGAACATCTTCTTCATGGGCTCGGCCTCCAAGACGCCGCATATGCAGGGCGGCTTCGCCACGCTGTTCGACGCCATCCCGGCCCAATGCGTGAAGGTTCCCGACGACCTGCCCTTCGCCGCCGCCGCCCTGGCCGAGCCCCTGGCCGTCTGCCTGCACGCGGTCGCGCGTGCCGGTGATGTGCGCGGCGACACCGCCGTCGTGTTCGGCGCCGGCCCGATCGGCCTGCTGACCATGCTGGCGGCGAAGCTGGCCGGCATCGCCGGTGTGACCGTCGTCGACATCGCCACGGCGCCGCTCGATTTCGCGAAACGGCTGGGCGCGGACCGGGTCATCGACATCTCGCAGGGGGAGGATGCGCTCAGGGCGCTGGCGGCCGAGCAGAGCGTCGACGTCGCCTTCGAGGTCTCCGGCACGGCCGCCGGCCTCGCTTCGGCGATCACGACGGTGCGCCGGGGCGGCACCCTCGTCCAGGTCGGCAACCTGCCTGGCGGCCAGATCCCCGTTCCCGCCAACGCCGTCATGGCGAAGGAGCTCGACTTCAGGGGCACGTTCCGCTTCGGCGAGGAGTTCGACCGGGCCGTGCGCCTGATCGTCGACCGCAAGGTCGACGTTCTCCAGCTCGTGACCGCGCAGCGGCCGTTGAGCACCGCGCCGGACGCCTTCGCCCTCGCCCTCGACCGCTCGCAGAGCGTCAAGGTCGTCCTTACCGCCGCCTGA
- a CDS encoding M20 family metallopeptidase has product MQNADAIWQFVDAKRDSFIALSDRVWGMPEIAYTEYRSVAEHAAMLNEQGFRVTENVAGIPTAVMGEAGEGGPVIAILGEYDALPGLSQEGGIAEPKPLPGNGYGHGCGHNMLGSAALLAATAVKDYLAANGKPGRVRYYGCPAEEGGAAKAFMVRAGCFEDVDIAITWHPASMTRVDEALSLANTRMDFAFTGRASHAAAQPHLGRSALDAVELMNVGVNYMREHMPSDARIHYALLDAGGIAPNVVQGFAKVRYAIRARDLAGMLALNERVQKVARGAALMTETSVDISIMSAVSNMLGNTPLEEAMHQAMLRLGPVPFDGEDRAFAADIQATLSEDDILNDYRRVGETVKENTPLCDWIVPRESKGEPMIGSTDVADVSWVVPTVQARVATHAIGTPGHSWQITAQGVVPAAHKGMVHAAKIMAATGVDVMSDETLMARAKKDHKERTARTPYVCPIPDEVQPPVQPRPEAA; this is encoded by the coding sequence ATGCAGAACGCCGACGCCATCTGGCAATTCGTGGACGCGAAGAGGGACAGCTTCATAGCGCTCAGCGACCGTGTCTGGGGCATGCCCGAGATCGCCTACACGGAGTACCGTTCGGTCGCCGAGCACGCCGCGATGCTGAACGAGCAGGGCTTCCGCGTGACCGAGAACGTCGCGGGCATCCCGACCGCGGTCATGGGCGAGGCCGGCGAAGGCGGCCCGGTGATCGCGATCCTGGGCGAGTACGACGCCCTGCCCGGCCTCAGCCAGGAAGGCGGCATCGCCGAGCCGAAGCCCCTGCCCGGCAACGGCTACGGCCACGGCTGCGGCCACAACATGCTGGGCTCCGCCGCCCTGCTCGCCGCGACCGCCGTGAAGGACTATCTCGCGGCGAACGGCAAGCCCGGCCGCGTACGCTATTACGGCTGTCCGGCCGAGGAGGGCGGCGCCGCCAAGGCCTTCATGGTGCGCGCCGGCTGCTTCGAGGACGTCGACATCGCGATCACCTGGCATCCCGCCTCGATGACCCGTGTCGACGAAGCCTTGTCGCTTGCCAACACGCGCATGGACTTCGCGTTCACCGGCCGCGCGTCGCATGCCGCCGCCCAGCCCCATCTCGGCCGGAGCGCGCTCGATGCCGTCGAGCTCATGAATGTCGGCGTCAACTACATGCGCGAGCACATGCCGTCGGACGCGCGCATCCATTACGCCCTGCTCGACGCCGGCGGCATCGCGCCGAACGTCGTCCAGGGCTTCGCCAAGGTGCGCTACGCCATCCGCGCGCGCGACCTCGCCGGCATGCTGGCCCTCAACGAGCGCGTGCAGAAGGTTGCGCGCGGCGCGGCGCTCATGACCGAGACGTCGGTCGACATCAGCATCATGAGCGCGGTCTCGAACATGCTGGGCAACACGCCGCTCGAGGAGGCGATGCACCAGGCCATGCTGCGGCTCGGTCCCGTGCCGTTCGACGGCGAGGATCGCGCCTTCGCCGCCGACATCCAGGCGACGCTCAGCGAGGACGACATCCTGAACGACTACCGCAGGGTCGGGGAGACGGTGAAGGAGAACACCCCGCTTTGCGACTGGATCGTTCCGCGCGAGTCCAAGGGCGAGCCCATGATCGGCTCGACCGACGTCGCCGACGTCAGCTGGGTCGTGCCGACGGTGCAGGCGCGCGTCGCGACGCATGCCATCGGCACGCCCGGCCATTCCTGGCAGATCACGGCGCAGGGCGTCGTCCCCGCCGCGCACAAAGGCATGGTTCATGCAGCGAAGATCATGGCGGCGACCGGCGTCGACGTCATGAGCGACGAGACGCTGATGGCGCGGGCCAAGAAGGACCACAAGGAACGGACGGCGCGCACGCCCTATGTCTGTCCAATCCCCGACGAGGTGCAGCCGCCGGTCCAGCCGCGTCCCGAGGCGGCCTGA
- a CDS encoding TRAP transporter large permease — translation MLVLIGSFLVFMVVGIPVAIAMTIASLLYLAVYGVAPEIIVAQRMIAGVESFPLLAVPFFILAGNLMNIAGVTGRIYAFALHLVGWMKGGLAQVNILGSVIFSGMSGTALADAAGIGTIEIKAMKDHGYPVEAAVGVTAASATLGPIFPPSLPFVIYGMMANVSIGALFMAGILPGLVMTLLMMVTVAVFAHRYGWGSDTPFALRKVISAGFEIVVVLAFPAAVYALVYAGMSLNVAAGLALVALLALDWYFDFEAVMALMTPVILIGGMTMGWFTPTEAAVAAVIWSLFLGLVRYRSMTLRTLAKASFDTIETTASVLFIVTAASVFAWLLTVSQAAQLLSDGILAITDNPWVFLILVNLLMLFVGCFLDTIAAITILVPILLPIVNKLGIDPVHFGLILTLNLMIGLLTPPLGVVLFVLSRISQLSIERTALAILPWLAPLMLALVLITFVPAITLWLPTTLGLIR, via the coding sequence ATGCTCGTGCTGATCGGCTCCTTTCTCGTCTTCATGGTCGTGGGCATCCCCGTCGCGATTGCGATGACGATCGCGTCGCTCCTCTACCTCGCCGTCTACGGCGTCGCGCCCGAGATCATCGTCGCCCAGCGCATGATCGCCGGCGTGGAGAGCTTCCCCCTGCTTGCCGTGCCCTTCTTCATCCTGGCCGGCAACCTGATGAACATCGCCGGCGTGACCGGCCGGATCTACGCCTTCGCCCTGCATCTGGTCGGCTGGATGAAAGGCGGCCTCGCCCAGGTGAACATCCTGGGTTCCGTGATCTTCTCGGGCATGTCCGGCACCGCGCTCGCCGATGCCGCCGGCATCGGCACGATCGAGATCAAGGCGATGAAGGACCACGGCTATCCGGTCGAGGCCGCGGTCGGCGTCACCGCCGCCTCGGCGACGCTCGGGCCGATCTTTCCACCGTCCCTGCCCTTCGTCATCTACGGCATGATGGCGAACGTCTCGATCGGCGCCCTGTTCATGGCCGGCATCCTGCCCGGCCTGGTCATGACCCTGCTCATGATGGTCACCGTGGCCGTCTTCGCGCATCGCTACGGCTGGGGCTCGGACACGCCCTTCGCCCTGCGCAAGGTCATCTCGGCCGGCTTCGAGATCGTCGTCGTCCTGGCCTTTCCCGCCGCCGTCTACGCCCTGGTCTATGCCGGCATGTCGCTCAACGTGGCGGCCGGCCTGGCCCTGGTCGCCCTCCTGGCGCTCGACTGGTATTTCGATTTCGAGGCGGTCATGGCCTTGATGACGCCGGTGATCCTGATCGGCGGCATGACGATGGGCTGGTTCACGCCGACCGAGGCCGCCGTCGCCGCCGTGATCTGGTCGCTGTTCCTGGGTCTGGTCCGCTACCGCTCGATGACGCTCCGCACGCTCGCCAAGGCGTCGTTCGACACGATCGAGACGACGGCGTCGGTCCTGTTCATCGTGACGGCGGCGTCGGTGTTCGCCTGGCTTCTCACCGTCAGCCAGGCGGCCCAGCTTCTTTCCGACGGCATCCTGGCGATCACCGACAATCCCTGGGTCTTCCTGATCCTCGTCAACCTGCTGATGCTGTTCGTGGGCTGCTTCCTCGACACCATCGCGGCGATCACCATCCTGGTCCCGATCCTCCTGCCGATCGTGAACAAGCTCGGCATCGATCCCGTTCATTTCGGGCTGATCCTGACGCTGAACCTGATGATCGGCCTGCTGACGCCGCCGCTCGGCGTCGTCCTCTTCGTGCTCTCCCGCATCTCCCAGCTGTCGATCGAGCGGACCGCGCTCGCGATCCTGCCCTGGCTCGCTCCGCTCATGCTCGCGCTGGTCCTGATCACCTTCGTCCCGGCCATCACCCTGTGGCTGCCGACAACGCTCGGACTGATCCGATGA
- a CDS encoding DUF4174 domain-containing protein, translated as MHSLFALITGLALAATIRPAAADPMQAYAWQNRVLVLFAAEDDPRVEEQRANLRSVTAGLADRDLVAFAVVGGRIEPLHGRAPTDAAGLRERLDVDDAAPFTALLVGKDGGVKWREERPATTDELFALIDSMPMRRAESGD; from the coding sequence ATGCACAGCCTGTTCGCCCTGATTACGGGACTTGCGCTGGCAGCCACGATCCGGCCGGCAGCAGCCGATCCGATGCAGGCCTACGCTTGGCAGAACCGCGTCCTCGTCCTGTTCGCGGCCGAGGACGATCCTCGCGTCGAGGAGCAGCGGGCCAACCTGCGGTCGGTCACGGCCGGCCTCGCCGACCGCGACCTCGTCGCCTTCGCGGTCGTGGGTGGCCGCATCGAACCCTTGCATGGCCGCGCGCCGACCGACGCCGCGGGCCTGCGCGAGCGGCTCGACGTCGACGACGCCGCGCCGTTCACGGCCCTGCTGGTCGGGAAAGACGGCGGCGTCAAATGGCGCGAGGAGCGTCCGGCGACCACGGACGAGCTCTTCGCGCTGATCGATTCGATGCCGATGCGACGGGCCGAGTCGGGAGACTGA